A single window of Acinetobacter wuhouensis DNA harbors:
- a CDS encoding DMT family transporter produces MDMRKALDAKASGLMIMLCMIWGLQQVVLKLAAVDIAPIMQIAIRCGLSALMVYPLIRLPQGVGLFSKDYLLAGMWLAFLFSAEFFLVAEALRFTSASHTVVLLYTAPIFVALGLNWKFASERLSALQWTGIFIAFVGIVVTFMGKDSQTGQFSKVLLGDAMALLAGIMWALTTISLRLTKLAEAHPTQTLFYQLMGGFILLMPMAFALGQTEIRWTMLTFSSLVFHTLIMSFASLMIWFWLLRNYLANHLGVFSFLTPLFGIAFGIIFLDEKLEVNFMIGTALVMLGILVVSLQGWIQRKVLHISE; encoded by the coding sequence GTGGATATGCGTAAAGCTCTTGATGCCAAAGCATCAGGTTTAATGATCATGCTGTGTATGATTTGGGGCTTGCAACAAGTGGTTTTGAAGCTTGCAGCCGTAGATATTGCACCAATCATGCAAATCGCAATTCGATGTGGGCTTTCTGCATTGATGGTTTATCCATTGATTCGACTTCCGCAAGGTGTCGGCTTATTCTCCAAAGATTATTTACTGGCAGGGATGTGGTTGGCATTTTTATTCTCAGCCGAATTCTTTCTCGTTGCAGAAGCTTTACGTTTTACTTCTGCATCACATACCGTAGTTTTACTCTATACCGCACCGATTTTTGTCGCATTGGGGCTAAATTGGAAATTTGCCTCTGAACGACTTTCTGCTTTGCAATGGACAGGAATCTTCATAGCCTTCGTGGGGATTGTCGTTACTTTTATGGGCAAAGATAGCCAAACTGGGCAATTCTCCAAAGTGCTTTTGGGCGATGCGATGGCTTTACTTGCAGGGATCATGTGGGCGCTCACCACCATTTCATTACGTTTAACCAAACTTGCCGAAGCGCATCCGACACAAACTTTGTTTTATCAGTTGATGGGCGGTTTTATTCTACTCATGCCTATGGCTTTTGCTTTGGGGCAAACTGAAATTCGTTGGACAATGTTAACCTTTTCAAGTTTGGTATTTCATACTTTGATTATGTCTTTTGCTAGTTTGATGATTTGGTTTTGGTTATTGAGAAACTATCTAGCTAATCATCTTGGGGTATTTTCATTCCTCACACCGCTGTTCGGGATCGCATTCGGTATTATTTTCTTAGATGAAAAGCTTGAAGTAAATTTTATGATTGGTACTGCTTTGGTGATGTTGGGAATTTTAGTGGTGAGTTTACAAGGATGGATTCAACGTAAAGTATTGCACATTTCTGAGTGA